The Vibrio echinoideorum DNA window CAGCAGCAACGATAGTGATTTTCGCAGTAGCAAAAACTTCAGAGTGAAGTTGGATGCTTACTTCGAATTCACCAAGGTTACGTAGAGCGCCTTCAGGTAGGCGTACTTCGCTCTTAACTACTGCAACACCTGCCGCTGTAATAGCGTCAGCGATGTCACGAGTACCGATAGAACCGAATAGCTTGCCTTCGTCACCAGCTTTAGAAGCGATTGTAACGCCTTCTAGAGTGTTAACGCTCTCAGCACGAGCTTCAGAAGCAGCTAGTTGCTCAGCAACTTTAGCTTCTAGTTCAGCACGGCGAGTTTCGAACATAGCAACGTTGTCTTTAGTTGCCATAACTACTTTACCCTGTGGGATAAGGAAGTTACGAGCGTAACCAGATTTAACGTTTACTTGGTCGCCAAGGCCACCTAGGTTACCGATTTTATCAAGTAGAATAACTTGCATTATCTTAGTCCTCTTAAACTATTGTTAACTATTACCGATTACTGATGCTTGTCAGTGTACGGTAGTAGTGCTAGGTAACGAGAACGCTTGATAGCGCGAGCTAGTTGACGTTGGTATTTAGCACTTGTACCAGTGATACGGCTAGGTACAATTTTACCAGCTTCAGTGATGTAGTTTTTTAGAGTTGCTACGTCTTTGTAGTCAATCTCTTGTACGCCTTCTGCAGTAAAACGGCAGAATTTACGACGACGGAAGAAACGAGCCATGGGCTATCTCCTGATCTAAATTTAATAATGCGGTATTCACACGAACTTATAAATAAGCTTAAGCAAATGCTTGTAGTGGAAATACCTAAACGAGTTGAATAATATTTAATGACCTAAAAGGCCAAAAAAGAATTACTCAGCAGCAGCTTCTGGCTTAGCTTCTTCTTCACGACGTGGTGCACGTTCTTCACGGTCATCACGACGAGGAGCACGCTCTGCACGCTCTTCTTTTTGCTTAAGCATGATAGATTGCTCAGTCACAGCGCCTTTAGTGCGCATGATCATGTTACGTAGAACTGCATCGTTAAAACGGAAAGCAGTTTCTAGCTCGTCCATCACTTCTTGGCCAGCTTCAACGTTCATAAGAACGTAGTGAGCTTTGTGAAGTTTATTGATTGGGTAAGCCATTTGACGGCGGCCCCAGTCTTCTAGACGGTGGATAGTACCACCAGCTTCAGTGATTGAACCAGTGTAACGCTCGATCATGCCAGCAACTTGCTCGCTTTGATCAGGGTGAACCATGAATACGATTTCATAATGACGCATTTGGTTGCTCCTTACGGATTATTAGCTTCCACGAAAGGCTCGGTCGTCCAAGGGAAGCAAGGAACTAAAGAAAAATGACCGAGTTTTAAGGACGGCAAATATTATAGAAAGAACCCGGTATTGGCAAGCGGTATTTGGCTAATAATGAAACAGTTTTTCTTTCGCCATCTAGCCATCTGATAAACCAATCGATTCCGTCCTAACAGCCTAAAAAGAAACGCCCACCAGCGAGTAGTGAGCGTTAATAAATTCATAGACTTAAAGTCGTTTAACTCTTTATGTAGCAAGTATCTCTAAACAACATAGACAAGCATAACTAAACCAAGCGTGACTTAGTCAAATGTTGCTGAACCTAGCATTACTGAGCTAAACGCTGTCTTACTGCTTCGAACAGGCAGATACCCGACGCCACAGAAACATTCAGGCTCGACACACTACCTGACATTGGAATCTTAATAAGGTCATCGCAAGTTTCACGCGTTAAACGACGCATACCGTCACCTTCAGCACCCATCACAACAGCAAGCGGGCCAGTTAGCTTCGCTTGGTAGATATCATGCGTCGCTTCACCTGCCGTACCCACGAACCATACACCCTGCTCTTGCAGTGCGCGCATTGTGCGGGCTAGGTTGGTTACACGTACTAGAGGAACGGTTTCAGCCGCGCCACACGCTACCTTGCTTACCGTTGCCGTTAGCGGCGAAGAGCGGTCTTTAGGCACGATAACAGCCGCCACACCTGCAGCATCCGCATTACGTAAGCAAGCACCTAAGTTATGAGGGTCTGTTACGCCGTCTAGAACCAACAATAAAGGCTGTTCATGCTTAGCTAGGATATCATCTAGGTGTGTTTCATTAAGCTGCTTAGCAGGCTTTACCTTAGCAATAAGACCTTGGTGATTCGCACCTTGTGCTTTTTCATCAAGCGGCTTACGGCCCATTTGTTGGATCGACACACCAAACTGTTGTAGCTGATTCAATAGCGGAAGCAGGCGATCATCTTGGCGGCCTTTCAGTACATATGCTTCTATAAAGCGCGCTGGATCTTTTTCTAGTACGGCTTTCACCGCGTGAATACCGTAAATAAATTCGTTACTCATTGTCTCAAATTACTCTTATTGCTCAGAGATGAATGACATCAATACCGACACATCCACCTCTGTGTTGTTTAGTTCGAGAGCATGCGTTTCCGCCTGATACCCTCGCATTAAATTAGTCAGACGTTAAGTCTTGCTCGTCCTTATAAGCCTTAAAAATTAAGACTTATCAGCTTTTGGCTTACGGCTTGCTGCGCGCTTTTTTTTAGCTCGAGCTTTAGCGGCACCTGTTTTATTCGCTGACTTCTTCTTAGTTGGACTTTCACTACTTCCGTCTGGTCGCTTAGTGGGTTCAATCAAAGCCTTCGCAGGTACACCTGGCTTGTTACTCTTCACCGCTGAACGCTTCTTGCTTTTCGCTTTATTCATCGCTTCGGCTGCACGCTTCTTGGCAGTTTTACCTTTACCACGAGGCTGACGATCAGTGTCTTCCATGTCAAAATCAATTTGGCGAGTTTCTAGGTTAACCGCAGAAACCTTCACTTTAACCGAATCACCCAAACGGTAAATATTACCTGAGCTTTCACCCACTAGGCGCTGACCAATAGCATCAAACTGGTAGTAATCATTCGCTAGCGCTGAGATGTGTACCAAGCCGTCAATGTGCAGTTCAGTCAAACGAACAAAGAAGCCGAAACCAGTAACGTTAGCAATTACGCCATCCATCACTTCACCAACATGGTCTTGCATGTATTCACATTTCAGCCAGTCGTTCACTTCACGTGTTGCGTCATCAGCACGACGCTCAGTCATTGAACACTGCTCGCCGTAGAAGTCCATATCATCGAAAGTGTAGTGGTAACCACCCGTTGGCGTCCAACGTTCGCTGTTACGGCCTTCTTCTTTCGCAATAAGGTACTTAATCGCACGGTGCAAAAGCAAGTCAGGGTAACGGCGAATCGGCGAGGTAAAGTGAGCATAGCGCTTAAGAGCTAGACCAAAGTGACCCGCGTTATCCGCGTTGTATACCGCTTGCTTCATTGAGCGCAGCAACATGGTTTGGATTAACTCACGATCTTCTCGCTCGTTAATTTGTTTCATCAGCTGTGCATAGTCGACTGGTGATGGCGAAAGGCCCCCTTCCAGCGTTAAACCTAGCTCACTAAGGAAACTCTTAAAGCCCGTTAAACGCTCTTCGCCCGGAGTATCGTGAACACGGTACAGTGCCGGTTCTTTCGCTTTTTCTACGTAAGACGCCGATGCAATGTTCGCAAGAATCATACATTCTTCGATGATCTTGTGTGCATCGTTACGAATTACGGGTTCAATACGGTCAATCTTACGATCCGCATTGAAGATAAATTTCGTTTCAACGGTTTCAAATTCAATCGCACCACGTTCGTCACGCGTTTTCTTAAGTACCTTGTACATCTTATGAAGTTCTTCAAGATGTGGTACTTCAGGCTCGTAACGCTCACGAAGTTCTTCATTGCCATCTAAGATCGCGCCGACTTTGTTGTAAGTAAGACGAGCATGAGAGTTCATTACCGCTTCGTAGTGCTTGTAACCCGACAGTTTACCTTTGTCTGAGATAGTCATCTCACACACCATACATAAACGGTCTACTTGAGGGTTCAATGAACACAGGCCATTAGAAAGTACTTCAGGCAGCATTGGGACAACTTGCGATGGGAAATATACCGAGTTACCACGGTTAATCGCTTCTTTGTCTAGCGCAGTGTCTGGGCGAACGTAATAACTTACGTCAGCAATCGCTACCCAAAGACGCCAGCCGCCGCCTTTCTTCGCTTCACAGTAAACCGCATCATCGAAGTCACGTGCATCTTCGCCATCAATCGTAACTAATGGCAGTTTACGTAGATCAACACGCCCTTCTTTTGCTTCTTCAGGAACATGCTCGCCTAGGTTTACGATTTGCTTATCAACCGCTTCAGGCCACTCTTGTGGGATCTGGTGAGTACGGATCGCGATCTGCGTTTCCATACCCGGAGCCATGTTCTCACCGAGAACTTCGGTCACTTTGCCCATCATGTTACGAGAACGACCACCGCGATCCGTAATTTCAATCACAACCACATTACCCATTCGAGCACCGCCTTTATGCTCAGTTGGGATCTGAATGTCATGACTAATACGTGAATCATCGGCAACCACATAAGAATGGCCGTATTCTAGGAAGAAGCGACCAACAAGTGGTGTTTTACGCTCTTCAAGAACACGTACTAAGCGCCCTTCACGACGGCCACGCTTACTGTTTTCAGTAGGCTGAGCCAATACATAGTCACCGTGCATGATGGTTTTCATCTGGTGATGCGGCAACACGATATCGTTATCTTTACCAACACTGCCGTCTGGGCGAACCCAGCCATGACCGTCTTTATGACCAATCACATAGCCTTTAATCAGTTCCATCTTCTCCGGCAATGCGTAGCACTGACGACGAGTAAAGATTAGCTGTCCATCACGCTCCATTGCACGTAAACGACGACGCAAGCCTTCATATTGTTCCTCTCCAGCAAGACCCAAAGCTTCAAATAGATCGTTACGGTTCATCGGAATATTCGCTTCTGTTAGAAACGAAATAATGAACTCTCTGCTTGGTACTGGATTTTCGTAGTTTTTAGACTCTCGGTCTGCAAAGGGATCAATAGTGGTTGTAGCTGTCGTGTTTTCTGACATCGGTGTATTTTTTGACATAGGCGGGCCTGCTTAAGCAAGGAATGTATATACCCCTAGTATATCTGATGCTAGGGGTAAGCTACAGATATGCTTTGGAAAAGCCTCAAATAACCTCAGATTGATACATCTCTTCATTTTGTGAAACATCACTTCATAGCCATTGTCTCTCATCAAAATTTTGAGCAAACGATAAAACAAACGTTTGCGCCATGAATGAAATACACTATTATCCTGACACTTTACCAACTCCTGTTCTGAGTATTGATATGAAACTAAAACGCACCCTATTGGCTTCAGCAATGGCAAGTCTCGCTCTATTTCCATTCGCGAGTTCTGCGATGGAAAAAGCCGACCTAATGATTACCGATGCGATGGTTCTAACGATGAACCAAGACAAAACGGTATATGAAAGCGGCACTGTTGTTGTGAAAGACAACAAAATCATTGCTGTCGGCGATGCATCATTAGAGAAGCAATACCAAGCCAAGCAAGTGTTAGACGTGGATGGTGATATCGTGATGCCAGGTCTCATCAATACTCATACTCACGTATCAATGACCGTGTTTCGCTCGTTAGCCGATGATGTGCCTGATCGCCTTCACCGTTACATCTTCCCATTAGAGAAGAAGTTAGTGTCACGAGACATGGTACGCATTGGCGCTAACCTAGGTAACGTCGAAATGGTTAAAGGCGGTGTAACCACTTACGCCGACATGTACTACTTCGAAGATGAAGTGGCGAAAACTGTCGACAAGATCGGTATGCGTGCTATCCTCGGCGAAACAGTGATTAAGTTCCCAGTCGCTGATGCGGCTAATGCTGAAGAAGGCATTAAATACGCGTTAAACTTCATTGAAGAATACAAAGATCATCCACGCATCACCCCAGCGTTTGCACCACATGCGCCTTACACCAATACCACAGAGATTCTGCAGAAGATCTCAAAGCTGTCTCTAGAATTAGATGTGCCTGTGATGATTCACCTTGCAGAATCACACCGTGAAGCAGAAAAAATCGCAGAGCGTTCAGACGGATTATCGCCAGTTCAATACATGGACAGCATTGGTGCACTCAATAAAAACTTGGTGGGTGCACACATGATCCTCGTTGACGATCATGATATCGAACTGGTGAAAAAATCGGATATGGGTGTGGCTCACAACATGAGTGCTAACATCAAGTCAGCAAAAGGCGTATCACCGGCGCTTAAGATGTATAACGAGAACGTACGTATCGGTTTAGGTACCGATGGGCCAATGTCAGGTAATACACTGAGCACCATCGATGAGTTCAACCAAGTCGCTAAAGTACATAAGCTAGTTAATAAAGATCGCGCCGCGATGCCTCCGATCAAAGTGATCGACATGGCAACAATGGGCGCAGCAAAAGCGCTGCACATGGAAGATAAGATCGGTTCTCTTGAGGACGGCAAACTCGCTGACATCATAGTGATCGATACTAAAGCGCCAAACATGGTTCCGGTCTACAACCCATACTCGGCATTAGTTTACTCAGCTAACGCGGGTAACGTTCGCCATACGATCGTTGATGGTAAAATCATCATGCAAGACCGCGACATGCTAACGGTCGATGAAGATAAGATTCGCCAAGAAGCACTCGATTTCACTAAAGTCGTTCGTAAGACGGTGATTGAATCTGGTGAAGTTGTTCAATAACGCCACCGAGTAAGATAAACGGTTTACCGTTAAGATCAAAAAAGGCCTCATAGGTATTTACCTACGAGGCCTTTTTAATACGATATCTTTCTATATCAAGATAGATGGCTAACGAGTGCAGTCGTTCACCATCAACCTTAATTAATATTCGTAATTACCAGAACACATCTCGACGTTTTGCTCGCGCGATAATGTTGTCTGGCATTCTCTGTTCTAAACCGCTTCTAAGCACAGTGATACGTTTATGCTGTCTTTGGTCAGCCGTCACCGAATTATACAACCAGCGATAAGCATCTTCATAATCTAGCGGGCTACCGTAATCTCGCAACAACAACTCAGCTAAGTGAATACTCGCACTTAGATTTCCCATAGACGCCGCTTCACGTAAATACGGAATCGCGCGCTCTTTGTCTTGTTGAACCAAAGTGCCTCGGGAGTAATAACGACCTAACTGCTCTAATGCAGCGGGTAGACCTTGATGCGCTGCGTTTTCCATATAGTAAAGACCAAGCTCTACATCTTGTGGAACACATACACCCCACGCCAACATATCACCGTATAAAAACTCATAAGAAGGCAAGCTAATACGCGTTGCACGCGCAACGATATCTTCCACTAGCTGGCACTTATCCGCCTTTACACGCTCAAGATGTTGATTATTTTCAATTAACTTAATCAGCTCAGCTTCTGTATAGATTGGAACTGGGTCTCCCACTTCAGCCAAATTTGCATGACTCAAGGGTGAGCTCAGCGCCATTATCAATGAAGCTGCCACAATTCGTAGCTTCATACCTGCACTCAATTATCTGTCGCTAAAGTTATCTATTTCTTATTGGCTACCGAGGTAAACGTCAAAAATAGGGTGAACTTCACTTTCCATGATATCTGTATCGGCAACAACCTTGACGGCTTTAGACAAAACTTGCCGCTAATGGGCAATATTTTGCCTGATGACGTTTAAAAGATCATCACCCAAAGCTTAAGCTCTATATTGCAGGCATTAAAAAGCCGACTTAATAAAGTCGGCTTTTAGAAAACTATTTCATTATCAGAGCACTTTAATTACCACAGCACGGCTAGTGCCTGGTAATCACTCAGCGGGCATTATGCGCCGTATGGGTGAACCTTGATGATAGTTTCGTTACGATCTGGGCCAGTTGATACGATATCAATTGGAACGCCAGTTAGGTCTTCGATACGCTTGATGTAATCTAGAGCAGCTTGTGGAAGCGCGTCGATAGAT harbors:
- the rnr gene encoding ribonuclease R — its product is MSKNTPMSENTTATTTIDPFADRESKNYENPVPSREFIISFLTEANIPMNRNDLFEALGLAGEEQYEGLRRRLRAMERDGQLIFTRRQCYALPEKMELIKGYVIGHKDGHGWVRPDGSVGKDNDIVLPHHQMKTIMHGDYVLAQPTENSKRGRREGRLVRVLEERKTPLVGRFFLEYGHSYVVADDSRISHDIQIPTEHKGGARMGNVVVIEITDRGGRSRNMMGKVTEVLGENMAPGMETQIAIRTHQIPQEWPEAVDKQIVNLGEHVPEEAKEGRVDLRKLPLVTIDGEDARDFDDAVYCEAKKGGGWRLWVAIADVSYYVRPDTALDKEAINRGNSVYFPSQVVPMLPEVLSNGLCSLNPQVDRLCMVCEMTISDKGKLSGYKHYEAVMNSHARLTYNKVGAILDGNEELRERYEPEVPHLEELHKMYKVLKKTRDERGAIEFETVETKFIFNADRKIDRIEPVIRNDAHKIIEECMILANIASASYVEKAKEPALYRVHDTPGEERLTGFKSFLSELGLTLEGGLSPSPVDYAQLMKQINEREDRELIQTMLLRSMKQAVYNADNAGHFGLALKRYAHFTSPIRRYPDLLLHRAIKYLIAKEEGRNSERWTPTGGYHYTFDDMDFYGEQCSMTERRADDATREVNDWLKCEYMQDHVGEVMDGVIANVTGFGFFVRLTELHIDGLVHISALANDYYQFDAIGQRLVGESSGNIYRLGDSVKVKVSAVNLETRQIDFDMEDTDRQPRGKGKTAKKRAAEAMNKAKSKKRSAVKSNKPGVPAKALIEPTKRPDGSSESPTKKKSANKTGAAKARAKKKRAASRKPKADKS
- the rplI gene encoding 50S ribosomal protein L9, with protein sequence MQVILLDKIGNLGGLGDQVNVKSGYARNFLIPQGKVVMATKDNVAMFETRRAELEAKVAEQLAASEARAESVNTLEGVTIASKAGDEGKLFGSIGTRDIADAITAAGVAVVKSEVRLPEGALRNLGEFEVSIQLHSEVFATAKITIVAAE
- the rlmB gene encoding 23S rRNA (guanosine(2251)-2'-O)-methyltransferase RlmB; this encodes MSNEFIYGIHAVKAVLEKDPARFIEAYVLKGRQDDRLLPLLNQLQQFGVSIQQMGRKPLDEKAQGANHQGLIAKVKPAKQLNETHLDDILAKHEQPLLLVLDGVTDPHNLGACLRNADAAGVAAVIVPKDRSSPLTATVSKVACGAAETVPLVRVTNLARTMRALQEQGVWFVGTAGEATHDIYQAKLTGPLAVVMGAEGDGMRRLTRETCDDLIKIPMSGSVSSLNVSVASGICLFEAVRQRLAQ
- the motX gene encoding flagellar protein MotX; this encodes MKLRIVAASLIMALSSPLSHANLAEVGDPVPIYTEAELIKLIENNQHLERVKADKCQLVEDIVARATRISLPSYEFLYGDMLAWGVCVPQDVELGLYYMENAAHQGLPAALEQLGRYYSRGTLVQQDKERAIPYLREAASMGNLSASIHLAELLLRDYGSPLDYEDAYRWLYNSVTADQRQHKRITVLRSGLEQRMPDNIIARAKRRDVFW
- the rpsF gene encoding 30S ribosomal protein S6, producing the protein MRHYEIVFMVHPDQSEQVAGMIERYTGSITEAGGTIHRLEDWGRRQMAYPINKLHKAHYVLMNVEAGQEVMDELETAFRFNDAVLRNMIMRTKGAVTEQSIMLKQKEERAERAPRRDDREERAPRREEEAKPEAAAE
- a CDS encoding amidohydrolase; the protein is MKLKRTLLASAMASLALFPFASSAMEKADLMITDAMVLTMNQDKTVYESGTVVVKDNKIIAVGDASLEKQYQAKQVLDVDGDIVMPGLINTHTHVSMTVFRSLADDVPDRLHRYIFPLEKKLVSRDMVRIGANLGNVEMVKGGVTTYADMYYFEDEVAKTVDKIGMRAILGETVIKFPVADAANAEEGIKYALNFIEEYKDHPRITPAFAPHAPYTNTTEILQKISKLSLELDVPVMIHLAESHREAEKIAERSDGLSPVQYMDSIGALNKNLVGAHMILVDDHDIELVKKSDMGVAHNMSANIKSAKGVSPALKMYNENVRIGLGTDGPMSGNTLSTIDEFNQVAKVHKLVNKDRAAMPPIKVIDMATMGAAKALHMEDKIGSLEDGKLADIIVIDTKAPNMVPVYNPYSALVYSANAGNVRHTIVDGKIIMQDRDMLTVDEDKIRQEALDFTKVVRKTVIESGEVVQ
- the rpsR gene encoding 30S ribosomal protein S18 produces the protein MARFFRRRKFCRFTAEGVQEIDYKDVATLKNYITEAGKIVPSRITGTSAKYQRQLARAIKRSRYLALLPYTDKHQ